The region ATTACAAACTGCGACAGGTATTACAAAGTGCAAcggttattacaaagtgcgacagtacAAGGtgtattatttttagctttactCATCTATGGAATTCATAATAGTTGGTGCAGTCCTCCAAGTTCTGTTCATTTCTAGTATGAGATGATGAGATGAGACGAGCTGTACATGTTGTAAAAAATTATAGCAATGTTACTAAGTAactgaaagagaaaaacaaacaaagaccAGGTAATGAAAGATTTGTGTGCAGTTTATAACTCCACCTAATGTACAATTATCGGATAAGAGATGCTGTCACCGTTGAAAAAGGAGTCAAGTTACTTTTGTTGAAGCCTGCGCTCGCACACGGGCGGAGAGAAGcgacaaccggaaatacgtctgcgagcgCAGGCTACATTTGTAGGAGTAACTTATCCGTTGTAACCGCTAACAAAGTATAAGCGCGTGGAATTTAGAAGTCAGTCGTGAAGATAGCGCGCCACTCTGGATTATTCTTCCTGCCTTGGTTTGGTTCATGCAACTCGTTATATGCATTCCTACCTCGATTTTCTGTTCTGTAACGCTGTCTCGCTCATTCTTATTTTCcagtatttttagtttttccaATGGTAGACAGTTCGACAGCTCGCGTGGAATCCAATTGCAATCTGCTTTGACCGCAGCACCGTTTAATGATTCGACAGAACGCGTTTCGAAGCTGTGAGTTCATGAGCGAGTAAATCACAAAGTTGCAGCAGGAATTTCCGTAAGCTAACGTTATGACAATTCTGAGAACAGCGTCAGGTACTGATGAATCCCCTTGAAAAGCGCGCAACGGTGTTGTTACGAAGTAAGGCATCCACATAAGAAAAAATACACCAACGACCACGGCTAGTGTCTTTACAGCTTTTTTCTCCCGTGTAAACCTATTGGAATCGTTTTGGGCGCCACCGTAATGTATTGCTGAAATGCGCCGAGAATTACGTCTAACTTCTTTAAAAATGATAGCGTAAGCAACTAGCATTATTGTTACGGGCACTAGGAAGTAAAACACTGTTATAAGAATCGCGAAAGTTGCTTGGTCTTGCCAATACAGCGCGCACTCGGCCAAAACCGGATTAAAGCGATGCTTAACGAGTCCCAAAAGAGGAAATAGGGCGAGAATAATCGACTGTATCCATATGTAGACCAAAGAGATGACAATTCGGTTCCGAGTTACCATAATGTTGTAGGATAGAGGCCATTTGATTGCCACGAGTCTTTCGATGGTTATAACGCAGAGATGAAGAATGGAAGCTCCGCATAgaagaacgccacacattgaAGAGATACCACACCATGTTTCACCAAACAGCCACTCTCCCGCGAAGACCGAGATGACAACGTATATAACCCGTAGAAGCGGAACTAGGAGATCGGCACAAGCCAAACTGCACACTAAATAATTAGTTAAGTTTCGCAAATTCCTAAATCTCCAAATTGCCAGGCACACAAGACTGTTTCCCAGAAGAGTTAAAATAGACAGTAACGAGAGAATGATGCCGTAGGCAAAAGACCCGATGGGGGAAATTGAGACAAGAAAGTGCTCAGAGTTACTTGTCTGATTCATTACTCGGCTTGGAATGAAGTTACTTTGTATTGCTTTAGTTCCTGAAATAGAAGTTCATATGTAAATGATGTGTAATAAATACACTAGGGAATAGACCTTCAATTTAGGAACCGTCCTAAGTTGACAATAGGGACTTAAAATCATCGAAGGCGAGGTCGGCGAaaatgtcacctcaaaatataactttgcactatcttAATTCTCTTGCGGTTAGTCCATCTCGTTCCACGTCGTAATACGTCGACGAATTATTCTAAACGTAAATTGGCACGAGAGGCTTCAGAGTATAGAGATTGAAAGATCCGCATTTATATATTCAACTTTGGTGATTTAACGCGGTTGTTaccagagtaccgcaaaaatatgtgatAAAATGTGAatagcacgtgcagcacaaatATTTTTCCTCTTCAAACCAATAATGTTATCGTTTTGTGGCCTGTCATTTTGCGAGCCGTCATTGATTCTTAAACTACCTGTTGTAGAGTTCACAGAATCTTTAAATGAAAAGATAATCAATGTGGGCTTTTAAGGCAAGGAATTTTCCATTACCTTCGAGGGCGCAATTTAAACACCACGAAAAGCTCCTGCTTGCCTTCGAGTATTGAGGCAACAACGTACACAAAGCATTCTTTGAATGCTATTGTCTGTCTTTCTCTTTTCAAACAGTGAAGTAAACTGAATAGCAAACACAATTAGCATCTTTCTGCGTCACTCTATGAAAACATaagtaaagaaaatgcattaagTTAAAAAACCGCCTTAAGATTAAGATTACTTTCCCAGTAATTGAGTAGCTATAAAGTCAATAAAAGACCGAGAAAGCAAActtttgctcattttttaaaaacagtttCTCCTGTGCTTGATTAATGCTCCATAAACCAATTCATCGTTGAGGCGGCCCCCAACTGGTGAAGTGTATTAACATCGTCTGGCGCTAGACAGTAAATTGTAAAAGTCTAGCTTTTAGGACCAAAATGATACAGCTGATGGTAAAACTCTAGAATATCCCACCACTAATTTGTATTCTTCAAACAATGCCGCTTTTAAGAAAACAATACCGGCGGGGTATTGTGACACGGTGGTGTGATTATCAATAAAAGGAATAGCTCATTCTTTTTTGTGATAGATCCTGTGGAAATATCTTATTATTTTAACTCGTGAAGTAAAAATGAGTTCAATCAATAAACGCCTTTAAGCCATGGGCGGagaccggaagtgaacatttcgcatggcAGGGCAGTGGTccaaacaagttaaaaaaagaaaacacctcaCTTACAGTTGCCGTCCGCGTTGTTCAAAAATACCATGTGCCTTAACTACCCTAAAATCTCTTCGCAAAGGTTAACCCCCacataaataaaaatgtaaagaaaaaaaaaaaaaaggaaaatagcGAAAGAAACATATTCATAACATGATCTCGTGGTCACTTCCACCGCAGAACCCTTATGGTGGGTTTTTAGTGTCAAAGTTCGTCGAAAATTCAAACAAGTATTccgcaattcaaacattcaatttagcTATTTAAACCTTCAGTTTGAAAATtcaacaattcaaacattcattttgataattcaattcaattgaaTATTTGAGTTGTCtaattgaaagtttgaatggcatgcatgtttgaattttgaaaggTTTGAGTTGATGAACTCAGATTTAGTGGAGGGGAATGGTTGTGAAAGTCGGTAAACTTCACAGTGACATGTTATTGTTATGATTTTTTAACTTGGTCACGTGACGTTAAGcctgcacacacacacacaaaacaaGATGGTGTTTCAAGCGACACGAGAGGCGAAAGAAGAGTAGTTTTTCCCTTATAATACTGATTATATCAAAGTTAATATGGATCGTTATAGAAAAATAGTTCATAGAAAGTAATGCCATGTGACAATTGTGCAGTTTGGGGCTGTGGATCGTGTTGAAGGACGAAGGGTATTGGAATATGGAAGCTGCCATCGGCGAAGAACGAAGCGCACATGAAATGGAGGGACGTTTGGCTCAATGAGATTACAAAGGCAAGAGTGATAGACCAGGATTTCAGGCGGTTAATTGCAAATGATAGAGTATTCACCTGCGAGAATCAATTTGAGCCCGAGGGCATAGAAATATGTAGTACTACTTATAGTATTTCGTCTCAGTTTATAACTTTTGTTTAGTCTAAAACTATATTTTAGCtacatgttttctttttggttgTCTGCTGCAGTTCATACGGAGAAATCGACAAGGAAAAAGCCACGATTTGGTGCCCTTCCAAAGCTTAACATGCCAAGCAGAAGTCATGAAAGTAAGAAGCCAGCCCCTCGAACATGCCGAAAAGTCGTGATCACGTGGTGGTGCCTTTCAACATCAAAAGCGAAACAATAGGCCGGTCCTCTGAAATTTGCCGGTAATCATAACCTTTCCCCTCCATTAACTCTGATGAACTCAATGTTAGAATTGCCAAATTGAGGGTTGGAATTACAGAACTtgatgtttgaattgccgaactgAATGTTTGATTTGCCAAACTAAGGGTTTGAATTTCCACACGGAAGGtatgaattgccgaattgaccGTTTGAATTGCTTACCTCGTCCCTGCCTTTTTTACTCGGCGAAAGCAACATTTATTTTTCGTAATGtaacaaatgaaattttaaacttACCATTGCTGTTATAATCGTTAGTTATGACTGGATCATGGAAAGAATGTTGCCTTCGGGTAAGCAGGTGTTTGTCAGTGGAACTTGAAATACGACTTCCCTAACAACGACTGCGTAGGAGGAAGTTTTTCTCTCACCTTCAGTGATGTATATACATCGTCATTAAACAAGTCCGGGATGAAGGCGGCCTCAATTCGTATTGGCTTCTTGTTAAAGGGAAATGACATTAATTactccgccccccccccccccccccccccacccgcGATGAATACACTAGACGGTAGTTTCAAAACGTAAGAGGCTTGAACTCTAGGTCGGTTACAATCTAacgaaactgtggtgctgcgtaggtggggaagtagtatacaaaaatttggttttatcaacagagctgataatgtaaattgacc is a window of Montipora capricornis isolate CH-2021 chromosome 13, ASM3666992v2, whole genome shotgun sequence DNA encoding:
- the LOC138028847 gene encoding alpha-1B adrenergic receptor-like — translated: MNQTSNSEHFLVSISPIGSFAYGIILSLLSILTLLGNSLVCLAIWRFRNLRNLTNYLVCSLACADLLVPLLRVIYVVISVFAGEWLFGETWCGISSMCGVLLCGASILHLCVITIERLVAIKWPLSYNIMVTRNRIVISLVYIWIQSIILALFPLLGLVKHRFNPVLAECALYWQDQATFAILITVFYFLVPVTIMLVAYAIIFKEVRRNSRRISAIHYGGAQNDSNRFTREKKAVKTLAVVVGVFFLMWMPYFVTTPLRAFQGDSSVPDAVLRIVITLAYGNSCCNFVIYSLMNSQLRNAFCRIIKRCCGQSRLQLDSTRAVELSTIGKTKNTGK